One genomic segment of Pseudomonas sp. p1(2021b) includes these proteins:
- the tssI gene encoding type VI secretion system tip protein TssI/VgrG — MITDALESMLTQHQRLFTFDSPLPPEQELQLLSFSGREAISELFSFQVELISQDARIELKKLIGKKVTLGIALADGSTKYISAHVSDFVHTGADGGIANYTAELVPWIWILSRRRDSRIFQDKTTEQIVKEVFAYYLTLADHEFRLSQPLKPISYCTQYQESDLNFVLRLLEQEGLFFTFQHSQEGHRMIISDDSSMLPQLERQPVIRYHSASVTETADSITSWSAARRFQPTRLTLKSFDYKQPGNPHLVQLNSVNQQGDIGHYEVFEYEGLYGYANADEGMRKARHRLEAMEVNGKTFNGESNCRAMEPGHYFELTQHYDHDNDAPDDRQFLILSVNHWGQNNYANDGEAGYRNGFTCIRRKIPFRPELHTPRSAITGPQTAIVVGPPGEEIYTDELGRVKLQFHWDRNGEFNDQSSCWVRVAQTGASGGFGSIQIPRVGDEVVVVFLDGNPDRPLIMGSLYNTSNTPPWSLPANKTQSGFLTRSTKGDGGTANFFRFEDKAGAEQIIMHAERNMDTEIELDETHDVGNNRTITVGGAHTETVKKDTVVQVTEGSYTLQVDNQFIQVAAKQHIILQVGDSSIKLTPEGIEIKGKVITTNSTDLTQITGTPVRIND; from the coding sequence ATGATTACGGACGCCCTCGAGTCGATGCTCACCCAGCATCAACGCCTGTTCACCTTCGATTCCCCCTTGCCCCCGGAACAAGAGCTGCAGCTGCTCAGCTTCAGCGGTCGGGAAGCGATCTCCGAACTGTTCAGTTTCCAGGTAGAGCTCATCTCCCAGGATGCCCGCATCGAACTCAAGAAACTGATCGGCAAGAAGGTCACCCTGGGGATCGCACTGGCCGACGGCAGTACCAAGTACATCAGCGCACATGTATCGGACTTCGTGCATACCGGCGCCGATGGTGGCATCGCCAACTACACCGCCGAGCTCGTGCCCTGGATCTGGATCCTCAGCCGCCGTCGCGACTCGCGCATCTTCCAGGACAAGACCACCGAGCAGATCGTCAAGGAAGTCTTCGCCTACTACCTCACGCTGGCGGACCATGAGTTCCGCTTAAGCCAGCCGCTCAAGCCGATCAGCTATTGCACGCAATACCAGGAATCGGACCTGAACTTCGTGTTGCGCCTGCTGGAGCAGGAAGGGCTGTTCTTCACCTTCCAGCACAGCCAGGAAGGCCATCGCATGATCATCAGCGATGACAGCAGCATGCTCCCTCAGCTCGAGCGCCAGCCGGTGATCCGTTATCACAGCGCATCGGTGACCGAGACAGCCGACTCGATCACCTCCTGGTCCGCGGCACGCCGCTTCCAGCCGACACGCCTGACGCTCAAGTCGTTCGACTACAAGCAGCCCGGCAACCCGCATCTGGTCCAGCTCAATTCGGTCAACCAGCAGGGCGATATCGGCCACTACGAAGTGTTCGAATACGAAGGCCTTTATGGGTACGCAAACGCCGACGAAGGCATGCGCAAAGCACGTCATCGCCTCGAAGCGATGGAGGTCAACGGCAAGACCTTCAACGGTGAGAGCAATTGCCGAGCGATGGAGCCTGGGCATTATTTCGAGCTGACCCAGCACTACGACCATGACAACGATGCCCCGGACGATCGACAGTTCCTGATCCTGTCGGTCAACCACTGGGGGCAGAACAACTACGCCAATGATGGCGAAGCCGGTTACCGCAACGGGTTCACCTGCATCCGTCGCAAGATTCCATTCCGGCCTGAGCTGCATACCCCGCGCTCGGCCATTACCGGCCCGCAGACCGCCATCGTCGTCGGGCCTCCTGGCGAAGAAATCTATACCGATGAACTGGGCCGGGTGAAGTTGCAGTTCCATTGGGACCGCAACGGCGAATTCAACGACCAGAGCTCCTGCTGGGTACGCGTCGCCCAAACCGGCGCCAGCGGCGGGTTCGGTAGCATCCAGATCCCACGCGTCGGCGACGAAGTGGTGGTGGTATTCCTCGACGGCAACCCGGACCGTCCGCTGATCATGGGCAGCCTGTACAACACTTCCAACACCCCGCCATGGTCGCTGCCGGCGAACAAGACCCAGAGCGGCTTCTTGACCCGCTCGACGAAAGGCGATGGCGGAACCGCCAACTTCTTCCGCTTCGAAGACAAGGCCGGCGCCGAGCAGATCATCATGCACGCCGAGCGCAACATGGACACCGAGATCGAACTGGACGAGACCCATGATGTGGGGAACAACCGGACGATCACGGTGGGTGGGGCGCATACCGAGACGGTCAAGAAAGATACCGTGGTGCAGGTCACCGAGGGCTCCTACACCCTTCAGGTCGACAACCAGTTCATTCAGGTGGCGGCCAAGCAGCACATCATCCTGCAGGTAGGCGACAGCAGCATCAAGCTGACCCCGGAAGGCATCGAGATCAAAGGCAAGGTCATCACCACCAACAGTACCGACCTCACGCAGATCACCGGCACTCCCGTACGGATCAACGACTGA
- a CDS encoding MFS transporter: MDKYAPRQWLPHEKPSLPGSPSTPLHAPATRLAYGLVGLLVAITGGLGNALVTANLTFLQGALGATSAEMAWLPAAFVMTNVSMNLLLVKFRQQFGLRAFTEVFLVLYALVTFAHLFVNDLNSAIAVRAAHGMVGAALSSLGLYYMIQTFPAQWRLKAMVLGLGASQLAVPLARVFSEDLLQIAEWRGLYMFELGLALAALGCVLLLKLPPGDRFKTFEPLDFLTFSLMASGTALLCAVLSLGRIDWWLEAPWIGVALAASIALVCSGLAIEHNRSNPLLMTRWLGSGAVVRLALCVILIRMVTSEQSTGAVGFLQALNLGSEQMRSLYWVMLLGAATGLLTSALTINPAHLVTPLFISLAAMAAGAFMDSSSSNLTRPHQMYLSQFMLAFGSTFFLGPSMALGISHVRTNPRNLVSFSVMFGICNNLGGLIGAALLGTFQTAREKFHSSHIVDRLSYLEPLVHARVQSGGAGYAGVIADPGLRSEVGTRLLANAATREANILAYNDVFMLIGSIAVATMIWILIRSFWLWYTRPAAAPDTSRDASSR, encoded by the coding sequence ATGGACAAATACGCGCCGCGTCAGTGGCTCCCCCACGAAAAGCCCAGCCTTCCTGGTTCACCCTCCACGCCCCTGCATGCGCCTGCCACACGCCTGGCCTACGGCCTGGTCGGGCTGCTGGTGGCCATCACCGGGGGCTTGGGTAACGCGCTGGTCACCGCCAACCTCACCTTCCTGCAAGGCGCACTGGGCGCCACCAGTGCGGAAATGGCCTGGCTGCCTGCCGCCTTCGTGATGACCAACGTGTCGATGAACCTGCTGCTGGTGAAATTCCGTCAGCAGTTCGGTTTGCGCGCCTTCACCGAAGTGTTCCTGGTGCTCTATGCCCTGGTCACCTTTGCCCACCTGTTCGTCAACGACCTCAATTCGGCCATCGCCGTGCGTGCGGCGCACGGTATGGTCGGGGCGGCGTTGAGCTCGCTGGGCCTTTACTACATGATCCAGACCTTCCCGGCGCAGTGGCGCCTCAAGGCCATGGTGCTGGGCCTGGGCGCCTCGCAGTTGGCCGTGCCGCTGGCCCGGGTGTTCTCCGAAGACCTCCTGCAGATCGCCGAATGGCGCGGCCTGTACATGTTCGAACTGGGCCTGGCATTGGCCGCGCTGGGCTGCGTACTGTTGCTCAAGCTGCCGCCGGGCGATCGTTTCAAGACCTTCGAGCCGCTGGACTTCCTGACTTTCTCGCTGATGGCCAGCGGCACCGCCCTGCTCTGCGCCGTGCTGTCCCTGGGGCGTATCGACTGGTGGCTGGAGGCACCGTGGATCGGGGTCGCGCTGGCGGCTTCCATCGCCCTGGTGTGCTCGGGGCTGGCCATCGAACACAACCGCAGCAACCCCTTGCTGATGACCCGTTGGCTGGGCAGTGGCGCGGTGGTGCGCCTGGCCTTGTGCGTGATCCTCATCCGCATGGTCACTTCCGAGCAATCCACCGGCGCGGTGGGCTTCCTGCAGGCGCTGAACCTGGGTAGCGAACAGATGCGCAGCCTGTACTGGGTCATGCTGCTGGGCGCGGCCACGGGGCTGCTGACCAGCGCCCTGACCATCAACCCCGCGCACCTGGTCACGCCATTGTTCATTTCGCTGGCGGCCATGGCGGCCGGGGCCTTCATGGACAGCAGCTCGAGCAACCTTACCCGCCCGCACCAGATGTACCTCAGCCAGTTCATGCTGGCCTTCGGCAGCACCTTCTTCCTCGGCCCGTCCATGGCCCTGGGCATCAGCCATGTGCGCACCAACCCGCGCAACCTGGTGAGCTTCTCGGTGATGTTCGGGATCTGCAACAACCTGGGCGGCCTGATCGGCGCGGCCCTGCTGGGCACGTTCCAGACGGCGCGGGAGAAGTTCCATTCAAGCCATATCGTCGACCGCCTGAGCTACCTCGAACCGCTGGTCCACGCCCGGGTCCAAAGTGGTGGCGCCGGCTACGCGGGGGTGATCGCCGACCCGGGCCTGCGCAGCGAGGTCGGTACACGCCTGTTGGCCAACGCGGCCACCCGCGAGGCCAACATCCTGGCCTACAACGATGTCTTCATGCTGATCGGCAGCATTGCCGTGGCCACCATGATCTGGATCCTCATTCGCAGCTTCTGGCTCTGGTACACCCGGCCCGCTGCCGCCCCCGACACCTCACGCGATGCTTCGAGCCGATGA
- a CDS encoding immunity protein Tsi6 family protein, whose product MKLTTPLAYVQNAIDLTMQRNEACPSHPLYGVLLNQLDYVKAVFGGHEQDKSKLHQLSIGAIASKEFEEHDPELAVALKNAYYVAIQSARGLKIQLPD is encoded by the coding sequence ATGAAGCTCACCACACCCCTCGCCTATGTGCAGAACGCCATCGATCTTACAATGCAACGGAACGAGGCTTGCCCGAGCCACCCGCTCTATGGCGTGTTGCTTAATCAACTCGACTACGTCAAAGCCGTATTCGGAGGGCATGAGCAGGACAAATCCAAACTTCATCAGCTCAGCATAGGTGCCATTGCATCGAAGGAATTCGAGGAACATGATCCCGAGCTGGCCGTGGCCTTGAAGAACGCTTACTACGTGGCTATTCAGTCAGCCCGTGGTCTAAAAATCCAACTGCCCGATTGA
- a CDS encoding immunity 22 family protein, protein MKSYNIERYQKVHVWVGTNFSSEVDYLKYFELDHSVDLDDPAYKVCGFCRDIGVEWYDEDFIGIMPRRAEEVSLDEILMDSAVDSEHINSLKAECLRLGINKANAIFWYSDAGANISKPLKLNYNGLKYVGLYEGE, encoded by the coding sequence ATGAAATCCTATAATATTGAGCGGTATCAAAAGGTTCATGTTTGGGTGGGTACTAATTTTTCTTCGGAGGTGGACTACCTAAAGTATTTTGAATTAGACCACTCTGTGGATTTGGATGACCCGGCATATAAGGTTTGTGGGTTTTGTAGAGATATTGGTGTTGAATGGTATGATGAGGATTTTATAGGGATCATGCCAAGAAGGGCAGAAGAAGTAAGTTTGGATGAGATTTTGATGGACTCTGCAGTTGATTCTGAACATATTAATTCTTTGAAAGCAGAGTGCTTGAGGCTTGGGATTAATAAAGCTAATGCAATTTTTTGGTATTCTGATGCGGGGGCAAATATTTCTAAGCCGCTAAAATTGAATTATAATGGCTTGAAATATGTAGGGCTGTATGAAGGCGAGTGA
- a CDS encoding HNH endonuclease → MNQKTTPRGYVWHHLDDYDPKTNKGTMQLVEQRAHQGVPHKGGVAQYKAATGKSYTFPARKPAAAKKVGGTAC, encoded by the coding sequence TTGAATCAAAAAACGACCCCGCGTGGCTATGTTTGGCACCATCTGGATGACTATGATCCTAAGACTAACAAAGGTACTATGCAGCTAGTGGAGCAGAGAGCTCACCAAGGCGTTCCTCATAAAGGAGGAGTGGCCCAGTACAAGGCGGCAACTGGGAAGTCTTATACATTCCCTGCTAGGAAACCGGCGGCAGCAAAAAAGGTAGGAGGGACTGCATGTTAG
- a CDS encoding RHS repeat-associated core domain-containing protein, with product MFEAARFGDEISHTSALGGFLIGAALGIALVATVAIATFTCGFGVALLAGLAAGVGGSLLVAAGEAIGKMFSSPSGTITTASPNVFINSRKAARVEKSIGACDKHPGPVQIAEGSTNVFINSVAAARNGDKLTCGATITSGSDNVIIGGGTYRYLPVDDEVPEWLRTTVDVLMAIAGAAGGIAQLIKAGSQAGMKAIMPCVAKFTAGFVAGEVASRYVVGPAIERAVGGLVGNPVDLTTGRKVIHDEVDFNLPGLMPIEWSRFYASDLTVDSVLGRGWVLPWEQSLRRSGSFIYLTDNQGREVPFVTLQPGERIYNPHEQVYLVCTEGGHYLLQTLDNLFFYFGEVPDTNTEVPLQRIENALGHFLHFTRTPEGRLTDISATGGIRVHLHYDNPLGRLTDIKRVVNNEAVETLTQYRYDEHGQLSEVINRNGDSVRGFIYAEGLMTSHSNALGLGCHYRWETIGDKPRVVEHWTSDGEHYHFRYDLSARTSWATDVFGRELEVQYNADHRVVASRDYGGERYAIELDEHGNMVGLGLPDGNKLAFKYDEYARLLEEIDPLGRKTTYEYHHLTTLVTQVSYPDGSTWRARYDDKGNLLAEFDALGQMTEYLNSDDGLPHTIIDATYKSKYLWWNTQAQVERYQDCSGKSTYYRYDERQHLVAVTDALNQTTTLERKPDGEVLKITHPDGTSETFTYNAFGQVLSHTDGKGQTTRLLRTARGLPSSRQDAKGQRIRYEYDKAIRLTALVNENNATYSFAYDASDRLVEEVRVDNLTRRFSYNVGGHLTRLDEIGYGENAERPERHTLFERDSIGRLVAKINRDASQTFAYDDGDRLLSIERQPTGIGKQLGVTEEKLEYAYDLLGRLTKEITPNGTLGYEYDPLSNLTTLTLPDGRKVNHLYYGSGHLHQLNLDGQVISDMERDDLHREVYRTQGKLTSCFGYDAMGRKAWQFASSLPADKLSQVHNTGINTSLLVEHAYNPIHRRYQYDPAGELVRTLDKLRGEIKYEYEANGQLRSRDTGSLIGSEEFRYDAAANRLDFNARQFDKVKDNRIKQWRDQEYSYDPWGNLIEKRSGHSTLQSFAYDCENRLVRAETTVNGKLESTGHYRYDSLGRRVAKQSEINGEVEQKRFLWQGLRMLREETPGQSILYFYEPGSYAPLARVDQVEGEGQKVYYFHTDQIGTPLELTDSDGKIVWQATYRSWGSIEQLTVDEVEQNLRFQGQYFDDETGLHYNTFRYYDPEIGRFATQDPIGLLGGINLYQYVVNPLGWLDPLGWAGNPANATHIAYEGVKDGKPYIGYASKPGLGHSAQDVLDYRYSSTAHFDVAPEPFFVGDGQAGKDTARGLEQRVFEDRGGLKGTSNKQNPVGVNNPNRDRYLAAADEHRASGGKAKSSRKVKGAASC from the coding sequence ATGTTCGAAGCGGCCAGGTTCGGCGACGAGATTTCGCACACCAGCGCGCTGGGGGGCTTCCTGATCGGAGCGGCCCTGGGGATCGCGCTGGTGGCCACGGTGGCCATCGCCACGTTCACATGCGGGTTCGGCGTGGCCTTGCTGGCCGGTCTCGCGGCAGGTGTAGGGGGCAGCTTGCTGGTTGCCGCAGGGGAGGCGATAGGCAAAATGTTCTCATCCCCCTCAGGGACGATAACCACTGCCTCCCCCAACGTCTTCATCAACAGCCGCAAGGCCGCGCGCGTCGAAAAAAGCATCGGTGCCTGCGACAAGCACCCAGGGCCGGTGCAGATCGCCGAAGGCTCGACCAACGTCTTCATCAACAGCGTGGCCGCCGCACGCAATGGCGACAAGCTGACTTGCGGCGCGACCATTACCAGCGGCTCGGACAACGTCATCATCGGCGGCGGTACCTACCGTTACCTGCCGGTAGATGATGAAGTACCTGAATGGCTACGCACCACCGTCGATGTGCTGATGGCCATCGCGGGTGCTGCCGGCGGTATCGCGCAGTTGATCAAGGCCGGTAGCCAGGCCGGTATGAAGGCCATCATGCCGTGCGTGGCCAAGTTCACCGCCGGGTTCGTGGCCGGCGAGGTGGCCAGCCGTTATGTGGTCGGCCCCGCGATCGAGCGTGCCGTGGGCGGCCTGGTGGGCAACCCGGTCGACCTCACGACTGGGCGCAAGGTCATTCACGACGAAGTCGATTTCAACCTCCCGGGCCTCATGCCGATCGAATGGTCGCGCTTCTACGCCAGCGACCTGACCGTCGACAGCGTACTCGGCCGTGGTTGGGTGCTGCCTTGGGAGCAGAGCCTGCGCCGCAGCGGTAGCTTCATCTACCTGACCGACAACCAGGGCCGCGAAGTCCCCTTCGTCACCCTGCAACCGGGCGAGCGCATCTACAACCCCCACGAGCAGGTGTACCTGGTGTGCACCGAGGGCGGCCACTACCTCCTACAGACCCTCGACAACCTGTTCTTCTACTTCGGTGAAGTGCCAGACACCAACACAGAAGTCCCGCTGCAACGCATCGAGAACGCCCTCGGCCACTTCCTGCACTTCACCCGTACACCCGAAGGCAGGCTGACCGACATCAGCGCCACCGGTGGCATCCGCGTGCACCTGCACTACGACAACCCGCTGGGCCGCCTGACCGACATCAAGCGCGTGGTGAACAACGAAGCGGTGGAAACGCTCACCCAGTACCGCTACGACGAACACGGCCAACTGAGCGAAGTGATCAACCGAAACGGCGATTCGGTGCGCGGCTTCATTTACGCCGAAGGGCTGATGACCAGCCACAGCAACGCGCTGGGCCTGGGCTGCCACTACCGCTGGGAAACCATTGGCGACAAGCCGCGCGTGGTCGAGCACTGGACCAGCGACGGTGAGCACTATCACTTCCGCTACGACCTGAGCGCCCGCACCAGCTGGGCCACCGACGTGTTTGGTCGCGAGCTGGAAGTGCAGTACAACGCCGACCATCGCGTGGTTGCCAGCCGGGACTATGGTGGCGAGCGCTATGCCATCGAGCTGGACGAACACGGCAACATGGTCGGGCTAGGCCTGCCGGACGGCAACAAACTCGCCTTCAAGTACGATGAATATGCCCGCCTGCTGGAGGAAATTGACCCGCTGGGCCGCAAGACCACCTATGAGTATCACCACCTGACCACCCTGGTGACGCAGGTCAGCTACCCGGACGGCAGCACCTGGCGAGCGCGCTACGACGACAAGGGCAACCTGCTCGCCGAATTCGATGCCCTCGGCCAGATGACCGAGTACCTGAACAGCGACGATGGCCTGCCGCATACCATCATCGACGCGACCTACAAGTCCAAGTACCTGTGGTGGAACACCCAGGCCCAGGTCGAGCGTTACCAGGACTGCTCGGGCAAGAGCACCTACTACCGCTACGACGAGCGCCAGCACCTGGTCGCCGTCACCGACGCGCTGAACCAGACGACCACGCTGGAGCGCAAGCCGGACGGTGAGGTGCTGAAGATTACCCACCCGGACGGCACCTCGGAAACCTTCACCTACAACGCCTTCGGCCAGGTGCTCAGCCACACCGACGGCAAGGGCCAGACCACCCGCCTGCTGCGCACTGCCCGGGGTTTGCCGAGCAGCCGCCAGGATGCCAAGGGCCAGCGAATTCGCTACGAGTACGACAAAGCCATTCGCCTGACCGCGTTGGTCAACGAGAACAACGCGACCTACAGCTTTGCCTACGATGCGTCGGACCGGTTGGTCGAAGAAGTACGGGTGGATAACCTGACCCGGCGGTTCAGCTACAACGTCGGAGGTCATCTCACCCGACTGGATGAGATTGGCTACGGCGAAAACGCCGAACGCCCGGAACGGCACACGCTGTTCGAGCGTGACAGCATTGGCCGGTTGGTCGCCAAGATCAACCGCGATGCGAGCCAGACCTTCGCGTACGACGATGGCGACCGGTTGCTGAGCATCGAACGGCAACCGACCGGGATCGGTAAGCAGCTTGGGGTCACGGAAGAGAAGCTGGAGTACGCCTACGATCTGCTCGGCCGGCTGACGAAAGAAATCACCCCCAACGGCACACTCGGCTACGAATACGACCCGCTCAGCAACCTGACCACGCTGACATTGCCGGACGGCCGCAAGGTCAACCACCTGTACTACGGCAGCGGGCACCTGCACCAGCTGAACCTGGATGGCCAGGTGATCAGCGACATGGAGCGCGATGACCTGCACCGCGAGGTGTACCGGACCCAGGGCAAGCTCACCAGTTGCTTTGGTTATGACGCGATGGGGCGCAAGGCCTGGCAGTTCGCGTCGAGCTTGCCAGCCGACAAGCTCTCGCAGGTGCACAACACTGGCATCAATACCTCGCTGCTGGTGGAGCATGCCTACAACCCGATCCACCGCCGTTATCAGTACGACCCTGCGGGTGAACTGGTGCGCACGCTGGACAAGCTGCGCGGCGAAATCAAATACGAGTACGAAGCCAACGGCCAATTACGCAGCCGCGATACCGGCTCGCTGATTGGTAGCGAAGAGTTTCGTTACGACGCGGCGGCCAACCGGTTGGACTTCAACGCGCGCCAGTTCGATAAGGTCAAGGACAACCGGATCAAACAGTGGCGGGATCAGGAATACAGCTACGATCCGTGGGGCAACCTGATCGAGAAGCGCTCGGGGCACAGCACGCTGCAGAGCTTTGCCTATGACTGCGAAAACCGATTGGTGCGGGCAGAAACAACGGTCAATGGCAAGCTGGAAAGCACCGGGCACTATCGTTATGACAGCTTGGGGCGGCGGGTTGCGAAGCAGTCGGAAATCAACGGCGAGGTCGAGCAGAAACGCTTCCTCTGGCAAGGGTTGCGGATGTTGCGTGAGGAGACGCCGGGGCAGAGCATTCTGTATTTCTATGAGCCAGGGAGTTACGCGCCCTTGGCACGTGTCGATCAAGTCGAAGGGGAAGGGCAGAAGGTCTACTACTTCCATACTGATCAGATCGGCACGCCGCTGGAACTCACGGACAGTGACGGCAAGATCGTTTGGCAGGCTACGTATCGATCGTGGGGTTCGATAGAGCAACTGACTGTCGATGAGGTCGAACAAAATCTGCGCTTTCAGGGACAGTATTTCGATGACGAGACGGGACTGCACTACAATACCTTCCGTTACTACGATCCCGAGATCGGGCGCTTTGCCACTCAGGATCCTATTGGACTTCTTGGAGGAATCAACCTTTACCAATATGTTGTCAATCCACTCGGTTGGTTAGATCCACTAGGATGGGCTGGAAATCCTGCTAATGCTACGCATATCGCATACGAAGGTGTCAAGGATGGTAAGCCTTATATTGGTTACGCAAGTAAGCCAGGACTAGGTCATTCAGCCCAAGATGTGCTGGACTATCGATATTCAAGTACTGCGCACTTTGATGTGGCGCCTGAGCCATTCTTTGTCGGTGATGGCCAGGCTGGAAAAGATACTGCAAGGGGATTGGAACAAAGGGTGTTTGAGGATAGAGGTGGCCTCAAAGGAACATCTAATAAACAAAATCCGGTGGGGGTGAATAATCCTAATAGAGATCGTTATCTCGCGGCTGCTGATGAGCATAGAGCTTCGGGTGGAAAGGCAAAATCTAGTAGAAAGGTGAAAGGGGCTGCATCATGCTGA
- a CDS encoding SMI1/KNR4 family protein, translating to MLDLEESESSIDMGDFSQIEFLAGGKLPPLFKSIYLKNNGGFPEATEVEGDEYVFSINGFNPIKFGKLPIEKLMQEYINQDSDLEGYVPFAYDDGGNSFMLSLKKEDAGVVYLWIQGEMRLEKVCSGFDDFINSLRVG from the coding sequence ATGTTAGATCTAGAAGAGTCTGAATCGAGTATTGATATGGGGGATTTCTCCCAGATTGAGTTTCTGGCTGGAGGAAAGCTTCCGCCTCTATTTAAGAGTATTTATCTTAAGAATAATGGCGGTTTCCCTGAGGCGACCGAGGTCGAAGGTGATGAGTATGTGTTTAGTATAAATGGTTTCAACCCCATAAAGTTTGGTAAGCTGCCGATAGAAAAATTAATGCAGGAATATATAAATCAAGATAGCGACCTTGAAGGTTATGTTCCTTTTGCATATGATGATGGCGGAAACAGCTTTATGCTTTCTTTAAAGAAAGAAGATGCCGGGGTGGTGTATTTATGGATTCAAGGTGAAATGCGTTTAGAGAAAGTTTGTTCGGGCTTTGATGACTTTATAAACTCACTTCGTGTAGGCTAA
- a CDS encoding DcrB-related protein: MDYELQEGGITLPAGFEDRTVNMFVLGASVPAPLSITISRDTLLPDEALQAYVDRQVKMLTSKLRGYTRMGNKPVSLSTTAPIPGIQIDAYYMNQGRPLYQRQAAFIISPGRALIFSTTAQADFSPQQNQDWDNLLASFTPRNPDVTSAEPGEQE, encoded by the coding sequence ATGGATTATGAATTGCAGGAAGGCGGCATCACGCTGCCGGCAGGTTTCGAGGACCGTACGGTCAATATGTTCGTTCTGGGGGCCAGTGTTCCAGCACCGTTGAGCATCACCATCTCGCGGGACACCCTGCTGCCGGACGAAGCCCTGCAAGCGTATGTGGATCGCCAGGTCAAGATGTTGACCTCCAAGCTGCGCGGCTATACCCGCATGGGCAACAAGCCCGTCTCGCTTTCCACGACCGCGCCGATTCCCGGCATCCAGATCGACGCCTACTACATGAACCAAGGGCGCCCGCTGTACCAGCGTCAAGCCGCCTTCATCATCAGCCCCGGGCGTGCATTGATCTTTTCGACCACTGCGCAGGCCGATTTCAGCCCTCAGCAAAACCAGGACTGGGACAACCTGCTGGCCAGCTTCACCCCACGTAACCCCGACGTCACCAGCGCCGAGCCCGGCGAACAGGAGTAA
- a CDS encoding double-CXXCG motif protein: MKYYSITQDSKFKTLIGKDGDLSLHAAAQQYAFGNDVKSLFANQYELDFNPDDKKKKDASDIFTFFKPVLIVTSKAKIIFRSVAPNSIEDVGVLSPNSDHSGILVQTVLDGALNRELSEFDEYPNGLVVYRVVLNALAVQGCDVFRVAESPLSIFVSDKFVDAAKDSGLKGLDLREIRVV, encoded by the coding sequence ATGAAATATTACTCTATAACTCAGGATAGTAAATTTAAAACTTTAATAGGTAAAGATGGCGATCTTTCATTGCATGCTGCTGCGCAGCAATATGCCTTTGGCAATGATGTCAAATCTTTGTTTGCAAACCAATATGAACTAGATTTCAATCCTGATGATAAGAAAAAGAAAGACGCCTCGGATATATTTACTTTCTTTAAGCCTGTGCTCATTGTGACGTCTAAGGCCAAAATTATATTCCGCTCCGTGGCTCCCAACTCTATTGAGGATGTAGGTGTGTTGTCCCCAAATTCAGATCATTCTGGAATTTTGGTTCAGACGGTTCTGGATGGCGCGCTTAATAGAGAGCTATCGGAGTTTGATGAGTACCCCAATGGTTTAGTTGTTTATAGGGTTGTGCTTAATGCTCTTGCGGTGCAAGGATGTGATGTTTTTCGGGTGGCTGAAAGTCCGCTTTCCATTTTCGTGTCTGATAAATTTGTTGATGCGGCCAAGGATAGCGGGTTGAAGGGTTTGGATTTAAGGGAGATTAGAGTGGTTTGA